A genomic window from Wolbachia pipientis includes:
- the fusA gene encoding elongation factor G: protein MEIGISKYRNIGIMAHIDAGKTTTTERILFYTGKQNRIGEVHDGAASMDWMEQEKERGITITSAATTCFWNDHRVNIIDTPGHVDFTIEVERSLRVLDGAVAVFDGVAGVEPQSETVWRQADKYSVPRICFVNKMDRIGANFYRCVDMIKTKLSAAPLVIQLPIGSEKDFKGIIDLISMKAIIWQEETLGAKFSYEDIPSDLLDKAQEYRNFLLDAAAEMDDEAMNIYFESNDLPADLLKKCVRNGTIKGKFVPVLCGSAFKNKGVQPLLDGVVDFLPSPIDIDVIVGTDPKDSEKKIEIKPSEKEKFVALAFKVMTDKFVGSLTFIRIYSGKLKSKSAVLNAGKNETEGIGRMLLMHANNREDINEAKVGDIVALVGLKRTITGDTLCSSDFPILLERMEFPEPVIEIAVEPKTTSDQEKLSVALNRLVAEDPSLRMSVNAESGQTILKGMGELHLEIIVDRMKREFNVEANVGAPQVAYRETITKSVEIDYIHKKQSGGAGQFAKVKIIFEPLEPGSGFQFESKIVGGTIPKEYIPGVQNGLELIKEGGMISGFPVIDFKATLIDGAFHEVDSSPLAFELAAKGAFKEMANKAGPKMLEPIMKVEIITPEEYMGDIMGDVNSRRGQVSSMETHNSSTIILAFVPLANMFGYINVLRSISQGRAQYSMHFSYYEQVPQYVVDELKLKYN from the coding sequence ATGGAAATTGGGATATCTAAATACAGAAATATAGGAATAATGGCTCACATAGATGCTGGTAAGACTACCACAACAGAGCGTATTTTATTTTATACTGGCAAGCAAAATAGAATTGGTGAAGTGCACGATGGGGCAGCTTCTATGGATTGGATGGAGCAGGAAAAAGAGCGTGGTATTACAATCACATCTGCTGCAACAACATGTTTTTGGAATGATCATAGGGTCAATATAATAGACACTCCAGGTCACGTTGATTTTACTATTGAAGTTGAGAGATCTTTAAGGGTTTTGGATGGTGCAGTTGCTGTATTTGATGGAGTTGCTGGAGTTGAACCTCAATCTGAAACAGTTTGGCGTCAAGCTGATAAATATAGCGTTCCTCGTATTTGCTTTGTTAATAAGATGGATAGAATAGGGGCAAATTTTTATCGATGTGTTGATATGATAAAGACGAAGCTTAGTGCAGCACCTTTAGTCATTCAGTTGCCAATAGGAAGTGAGAAAGATTTCAAAGGTATAATTGACCTTATTTCTATGAAAGCCATTATATGGCAAGAAGAAACGTTGGGCGCTAAATTTTCTTATGAAGATATTCCTTCTGATTTGCTTGACAAGGCTCAAGAATATCGAAATTTTTTATTAGATGCTGCAGCTGAGATGGATGATGAAGCGATGAATATTTACTTTGAGTCTAACGATCTGCCAGCGGATTTACTGAAAAAATGCGTGAGAAATGGGACCATTAAAGGAAAATTTGTTCCTGTATTATGTGGATCAGCTTTTAAAAATAAAGGCGTACAACCACTTTTAGATGGTGTGGTTGATTTTTTACCTTCTCCTATTGATATTGATGTAATTGTTGGAACTGATCCTAAAGATTCAGAAAAGAAAATTGAGATCAAACCTTCAGAAAAAGAGAAATTCGTTGCTCTTGCGTTTAAAGTGATGACGGATAAGTTTGTAGGTAGCTTGACGTTTATTCGTATTTATTCCGGTAAGTTAAAATCTAAATCTGCTGTATTAAATGCAGGAAAAAATGAGACTGAAGGAATTGGCAGAATGCTGCTTATGCATGCAAATAACAGAGAAGATATAAACGAAGCTAAAGTTGGTGATATAGTTGCCTTAGTTGGATTAAAAAGAACAATTACTGGCGACACTTTATGTTCATCTGATTTTCCTATATTATTAGAGCGTATGGAATTTCCTGAGCCTGTTATTGAAATTGCCGTGGAACCTAAAACTACTTCAGATCAGGAAAAATTAAGTGTTGCTTTAAATAGATTGGTTGCAGAAGATCCTTCTTTAAGAATGTCAGTAAATGCGGAGAGTGGACAGACTATATTGAAAGGCATGGGTGAGCTGCATCTTGAGATTATTGTTGATAGAATGAAGCGCGAGTTTAACGTTGAAGCTAACGTCGGTGCGCCTCAAGTTGCATATCGTGAAACTATCACTAAATCTGTTGAAATTGATTACATTCATAAAAAACAATCTGGTGGTGCTGGCCAATTTGCAAAAGTAAAGATTATATTTGAACCTCTTGAACCTGGTTCTGGGTTTCAATTTGAAAGTAAAATTGTAGGTGGTACAATTCCAAAAGAATATATTCCTGGTGTACAAAATGGTTTAGAGTTGATAAAAGAAGGAGGCATGATCTCTGGTTTTCCAGTTATTGATTTTAAGGCTACCCTTATTGATGGTGCTTTCCATGAAGTTGATTCTAGTCCTTTAGCTTTTGAACTTGCTGCTAAAGGTGCTTTTAAAGAGATGGCAAATAAAGCTGGTCCAAAAATGTTAGAACCTATAATGAAAGTTGAAATCATTACGCCTGAAGAGTATATGGGCGATATCATGGGCGATGTAAATAGCAGAAGGGGGCAAGTTTCAAGTATGGAAACGCATAATAGTAGCACTATAATTCTTGCTTTCGTACCTCTTGCGAATATGTTTGGTTATATAAATGTTTTGCGTTCTATATCTCAGGGAAGAGCTCAGTATAGTATGCATTTTTCTTATTATGAACAAGTACCACAATATGTGGTTGATGAGTTAAAATTAAAGTATAATTAA
- the rpsG gene encoding 30S ribosomal protein S7: MARRNKAKKREISPDSRYGSVLLMRFINTIMKCGKKSTAEKIIYDALSLVEKKVGEGGLSIFETAVGNVTPSIEVRSRRIGGATYQVPVEVRQDRAISLALRWVAKATSAARKKSGKTTVDCLQSEILDAYNKRGGAFKMCEEKYKMAEANKAFSHLRF, from the coding sequence ATGGCTCGTCGGAATAAAGCAAAAAAAAGAGAAATAAGTCCTGATTCGCGTTATGGCAGTGTTTTGCTGATGCGTTTCATTAATACAATCATGAAATGTGGTAAAAAATCTACTGCAGAAAAGATTATCTATGACGCTTTGTCTTTAGTTGAAAAGAAAGTAGGCGAAGGTGGGTTATCAATTTTTGAAACAGCGGTAGGAAATGTTACTCCTTCTATAGAAGTGCGTTCTCGACGCATTGGTGGTGCAACTTATCAAGTGCCTGTTGAAGTTCGACAAGATAGAGCGATTTCTTTGGCGTTAAGGTGGGTTGCTAAAGCAACTTCTGCTGCTCGAAAAAAGAGTGGAAAAACCACTGTTGATTGTTTGCAATCTGAAATACTGGATGCTTATAATAAACGCGGTGGTGCGTTTAAGATGTGCGAAGAAAAATATAAAATGGCTGAGGCTAATAAGGCATTTTCTCATCTTCGTTTTTAA
- the rpsL gene encoding 30S ribosomal protein S12, with product MPTINQLIRKGRLGLTHKKKVPALGESNPQRRGVCTKVYTTTPRKPNSALRKVARVKISGYGEVTAYIPGEGHNLQEHSVVLIRGGRVKDLPGVRYHIIRGALDLRGVQNRKKARSKYGVKKSG from the coding sequence ATGCCTACGATAAATCAATTAATACGTAAAGGTAGATTAGGATTGACCCATAAGAAAAAGGTACCAGCTTTGGGAGAAAGCAACCCTCAAAGGAGAGGTGTTTGCACTAAGGTGTATACTACAACTCCTAGGAAGCCTAACTCAGCACTCCGTAAAGTAGCCAGAGTAAAAATTAGTGGGTATGGTGAAGTGACAGCTTATATACCTGGTGAAGGTCATAATTTACAAGAGCATTCTGTTGTTTTGATACGTGGTGGGCGGGTTAAAGATTTGCCAGGTGTGCGTTATCACATAATAAGAGGTGCCCTTGATCTGCGTGGTGTGCAAAATCGAAAGAAAGCTCGTTCAAAATATGGTGTAAAGAAATCTGGTTAA